The Camelina sativa cultivar DH55 chromosome 14, Cs, whole genome shotgun sequence genome includes a window with the following:
- the LOC104740739 gene encoding L-ascorbate oxidase homolog isoform X1, which translates to MVSRFQNQDTKMAVKEKYNAALLIVLSILIVVMAEDPYRYFQWHITYGDIYPMGVKQQGILINKMFPGPEIRCVTNDNLIINVFNHLDEPFLISWAGIQNRKNSFQDGVYGTTCPIPPGKNFTYALQVKDQIGSFYYFPSLGFHKAAGGFGAIRISSRPLIPVPFPPPADDYTVLIGDWYKTNHKALRAQLDNGGKLPFPDVILINGRASGAKLNVQPGKTYRLRISNVGLRNSLNFRIQNHMMKLVEVEGRHTIQTQFSSLDVHVGQSYSVIVTANQPAKDYYIVVSSRFTPQTLITGGVLHYSNSAGAVSGPLPDVPDPMSWSLNQARSIRTNLTAGGPRPNPQGSYHYGMINVTRTIRLVTSAGQIQGKPRYAVNRASFYPSDTPLKLADYFKIDGVYKPGSISDHPTSGALFPMTSVLQADHRAFVEIVFQNWDNIVQSWHFDGYSFFVVGMEFGKWSTASRKIYNLNDAVSRCTVQVYPRSWTAIYVALDNVGMWNLRSELWERQYLGQQLYMRVYTTSTSLRDEYQIPKNALLCGRAIGHHK; encoded by the exons ATGGTGTCTCGTTTTCAAAACCAG GACACTAAAATGGCGGTCAAAGAGAAATACAATGCAGCATTGCTAATCGTTTTATCGATTCTAATTGTCGTCATGGCGGAAGACCCGTACAGATACTTCCAATGGCACATAACCTATGGCGACATTTATCCTATGGGTGTTAAACAACAG GGTATATTGATCAACAAAATGTTTCCGGGTCCGGAAATTCGCTGTGTTACCAATGACAATCTCATCATTAACGTATTCAACCATTTGGATGAACCTTTCCTTATCTCATG GGCGGGGATTCAAAATAGAAAGAACTCGTTCCAAGACGGAGTGTACGGAACGACGTGCCCAATCCCGCCGGGGAAGAACTTCACCTACGCTCTTCAGGTCAAAGATCAGATCGGAAGTTTCTATTACTTCCCGTCACTCGGATTTCACAAAGCCGCCGGCGGATTCGGAGCTATCCGTATCTCCAGCCGCCCATTGATCCCCGTTCCTTTCCCTCCTCCCGCCGATGATTACACTGTTCTCATAGGCGACTGGTACAAGACCAACCACAAG GCCTTGAGAGCACAGCTCGATAATGGCGGAAAGCTTCCTTTTCCTGATGTAATTCTCATCAATGGCCGCGCTAGTGGTGCAAAACTCAACGTTCAACCAG GTAAAACGTATAGGCTGAGAATATCAAATGTAGGATTACGGAACTCACTCAACTTCCGCATCCAAAACCACATGATGAAGCTGGTTGAGGTCGAAGGGAGACACACTATTCAGACTCAATTCTCTTCTCTTGATGTTCATGTTGGTCAATCTTACTCTGTCATCGTTACAGCTAACCAACCTGCTAAAGATTATTACATTGTGGTCTCTAGTAGATTTACCCCACAGACCCTCATCACCGGCGGTGTTCTCCATTATAGTAACTCTGCTGGAGCTGTTTCTGGACCTCTTCCCGATGTACCTGATCCGATGAGCTGGTCTCTTAACCAGGCTCGATCTATCAG GACCAACCTTACAGCGGGCGGACCAAGACCAAACCCACAAGGCTCATATCACTATGGTATGATAAACGTCACCAGAACTATCAGACTTGTTACTTCTGCTGGACAGATTCAAGGCAAGCCACGATACGCCGTGAACAGGGCATCATTTTACCCATCAGACACCCCTTTAAAACTTGCTGACTACTTCAAAATTGACGGTGTATACAAGCCTGGTAGCATATCTGACCATCCCACTAGTGGAGCATTATTCCCAATGACATCTGTCTTGCAAGCTGATCACAGAGCCTTTGTGGAGATTGTTTTCCAGAATTGGGATAATATTGTCCAGAGCTGGCATTTTGACGGTTACTCTTTCTTCGTTGTTGG GATGGAGTTTGGGAAATGGAGTACTGCAAGTAGGAAAATCTACAATCTAAACGATGCAGTCTCACGCTGCACTGTTCAG GTGTATCCAAGATCATGGACTGCAATATACGTGGCACTAGACAACGTAGGAATGTGGAACCTAAGATCAGAGTTGTGGGAAAGACAATACCTGGGACAACAGCTTTACATGCGTGTCTACACAACCTCGACTTCTCTCAGAGATGAATACCAAATCCCGAAGAACGCTCTTCTTTGTGGCAGAGCTATTGGACACCACAAATAG
- the LOC104740742 gene encoding uncharacterized protein LOC104740742, whose product MITRSNLAEQLREYQIRSKHDWASVSFFSSTSSFSSSRVDVVVFVIWELVILAFLVFSAVSLYFKRLQLAFILVCVTLLLLICMKITKQVRLARKKKRRMLLPLSM is encoded by the exons ATGATAACAAGGTCGAATCTAGCAGAGCAGCTGAGGGAATATCAGATTCGATCGAAGCATGATTGGgcttcagtttctttcttctcttccacctcgagtttttcttcttctag GGTGGATGTTGTAGTCTTCGTCATCTGGGAGCTAGTCATCTTAGCATTCTTAGTCTTTTCAGCGGTTTCCTTGTACTTCAAGCGGTTACAACTCGCATTCATCTTGGTATGTGTCACTTTGCTGCTACTAATTTGCATGAAGATCACAAAGCAAGTAAGGTTAGCCAGGAAGAAGAAGCGAAGGATGCTTCTTCCGCTATCCATGTAA
- the LOC104740739 gene encoding L-ascorbate oxidase homolog isoform X2, which yields MAVKEKYNAALLIVLSILIVVMAEDPYRYFQWHITYGDIYPMGVKQQGILINKMFPGPEIRCVTNDNLIINVFNHLDEPFLISWAGIQNRKNSFQDGVYGTTCPIPPGKNFTYALQVKDQIGSFYYFPSLGFHKAAGGFGAIRISSRPLIPVPFPPPADDYTVLIGDWYKTNHKALRAQLDNGGKLPFPDVILINGRASGAKLNVQPGKTYRLRISNVGLRNSLNFRIQNHMMKLVEVEGRHTIQTQFSSLDVHVGQSYSVIVTANQPAKDYYIVVSSRFTPQTLITGGVLHYSNSAGAVSGPLPDVPDPMSWSLNQARSIRTNLTAGGPRPNPQGSYHYGMINVTRTIRLVTSAGQIQGKPRYAVNRASFYPSDTPLKLADYFKIDGVYKPGSISDHPTSGALFPMTSVLQADHRAFVEIVFQNWDNIVQSWHFDGYSFFVVGMEFGKWSTASRKIYNLNDAVSRCTVQVYPRSWTAIYVALDNVGMWNLRSELWERQYLGQQLYMRVYTTSTSLRDEYQIPKNALLCGRAIGHHK from the exons ATGGCGGTCAAAGAGAAATACAATGCAGCATTGCTAATCGTTTTATCGATTCTAATTGTCGTCATGGCGGAAGACCCGTACAGATACTTCCAATGGCACATAACCTATGGCGACATTTATCCTATGGGTGTTAAACAACAG GGTATATTGATCAACAAAATGTTTCCGGGTCCGGAAATTCGCTGTGTTACCAATGACAATCTCATCATTAACGTATTCAACCATTTGGATGAACCTTTCCTTATCTCATG GGCGGGGATTCAAAATAGAAAGAACTCGTTCCAAGACGGAGTGTACGGAACGACGTGCCCAATCCCGCCGGGGAAGAACTTCACCTACGCTCTTCAGGTCAAAGATCAGATCGGAAGTTTCTATTACTTCCCGTCACTCGGATTTCACAAAGCCGCCGGCGGATTCGGAGCTATCCGTATCTCCAGCCGCCCATTGATCCCCGTTCCTTTCCCTCCTCCCGCCGATGATTACACTGTTCTCATAGGCGACTGGTACAAGACCAACCACAAG GCCTTGAGAGCACAGCTCGATAATGGCGGAAAGCTTCCTTTTCCTGATGTAATTCTCATCAATGGCCGCGCTAGTGGTGCAAAACTCAACGTTCAACCAG GTAAAACGTATAGGCTGAGAATATCAAATGTAGGATTACGGAACTCACTCAACTTCCGCATCCAAAACCACATGATGAAGCTGGTTGAGGTCGAAGGGAGACACACTATTCAGACTCAATTCTCTTCTCTTGATGTTCATGTTGGTCAATCTTACTCTGTCATCGTTACAGCTAACCAACCTGCTAAAGATTATTACATTGTGGTCTCTAGTAGATTTACCCCACAGACCCTCATCACCGGCGGTGTTCTCCATTATAGTAACTCTGCTGGAGCTGTTTCTGGACCTCTTCCCGATGTACCTGATCCGATGAGCTGGTCTCTTAACCAGGCTCGATCTATCAG GACCAACCTTACAGCGGGCGGACCAAGACCAAACCCACAAGGCTCATATCACTATGGTATGATAAACGTCACCAGAACTATCAGACTTGTTACTTCTGCTGGACAGATTCAAGGCAAGCCACGATACGCCGTGAACAGGGCATCATTTTACCCATCAGACACCCCTTTAAAACTTGCTGACTACTTCAAAATTGACGGTGTATACAAGCCTGGTAGCATATCTGACCATCCCACTAGTGGAGCATTATTCCCAATGACATCTGTCTTGCAAGCTGATCACAGAGCCTTTGTGGAGATTGTTTTCCAGAATTGGGATAATATTGTCCAGAGCTGGCATTTTGACGGTTACTCTTTCTTCGTTGTTGG GATGGAGTTTGGGAAATGGAGTACTGCAAGTAGGAAAATCTACAATCTAAACGATGCAGTCTCACGCTGCACTGTTCAG GTGTATCCAAGATCATGGACTGCAATATACGTGGCACTAGACAACGTAGGAATGTGGAACCTAAGATCAGAGTTGTGGGAAAGACAATACCTGGGACAACAGCTTTACATGCGTGTCTACACAACCTCGACTTCTCTCAGAGATGAATACCAAATCCCGAAGAACGCTCTTCTTTGTGGCAGAGCTATTGGACACCACAAATAG
- the LOC104740741 gene encoding dehydrin ERD10-like has product MAEEYKNNVATEEPSTTTAPEIKERGMFDFLKKKEEVKPQETSTLASDFEHKTQISEPEPFVAKHQEEEEEHKPTLLEQLHQKHEEEEENKPNLIEKLHRSNSSSSSSSDEEGEDGEKRKKKKDKKKILEGDAKTEEENQGVMDKIKEKFPHGVKTEGHDVPVVTNMPAPHPVEHQKPEEEEKKGLMDKIKEKLPGHSKKPEDSQVVNTTPLVETATPIAEHPEEKTGFMDKIKEKLPGYHAKTEEEKKEKESA; this is encoded by the exons ATGGCGGAAGAGTACAAGAACAACGTCGCGACAGAAGAGCCATCAACGACGACGGCGCCAGAGATTAAGGAGCGGGGAATGTTCGATTTCTTGAAGAAAAAGGAGGAAGTGAAACCTCAAGAGACGTCTACTCTCGCGTCTGACTTCGAGCACAAGACTCAGATCTCTGAACCTGAGCCGTTCGTGGCGAAAcaccaagaagaggaagaggagcatAAGCCTACCCTCCTCGAGCAGCTTCACCAGAAgcacgaggaagaagaagagaacaagccAAATCTTATCGAAAAACTCCACCGATCCAacagctcttcttcttct TCGAGcgatgaagaaggtgaagacggtgagaagaggaagaagaagaaggacaagaAAAAGATCCTTGAAGGAGATgcgaaaacagaggaagagaaccAAGGAGTGATGGATAAGATCAAGGAGAAGTTTCCACACGGCGTGAAAACAGAGGGTCATGATGTACCAGTCGTCACAAACATGCCAGCACCACATCCAGTAGAGCATCAAaaaccagaggaagaagagaagaaagggcTAATGGATAAGATCAAGGAGAAGCTTCCTGGCCACAGCAAGAAACCAGAGGATTCACAGGTCGTCAACACCACACCCCTGGTTGAGACAGCAACACCGATCGCTGAGCATCCCGAGGAGAAGACGGGATTTATGGATAAGATCAAGGAGAAGCTTCCAGGTTACCACGCCaagacagaggaagagaagaaagaaaaagagtctGCTTAA
- the LOC104740738 gene encoding uncharacterized protein LOC104740738 yields MASSAPQGSVDPLTGKDPAKALTAVASGFFDNVKKNRQSFFQFFAMTGILLLSFRSVSQKYRIHDLEEDTAVLKKEQDSLTDRMSKIKSDLLHQASIDSTGVFASRLRLLFGEEKK; encoded by the coding sequence ATGGCTTCATCGGCGCCACAGGGATCTGTCGATCCACTCACCGGGAAAGATCCGGCGAAGGCGTTAACTGCTGTAGCGTCTGGATTCTTCGATAACGTGAAGAAAAACAGGCAAAGCTTCTTCCAATTCTTCGCCATGACTGGAATCTTGCTTCTGAGCTTCCGATCTGTAAGTCAAAAGTACCGAATCCACGATCTGGAGGAAGACACAGCTGTTCTCAAGAAGGAGCAAGATAGTTTGACTGATCGTATGAGTAAAATCAAGAGCGATCTTCTTCACCAAGCTTCGATTGATTCCACCGGCGTCTTTGCTTCTCGTCTCCGTCTACTCTTCGGTGAAGAAAAGAAGTGA
- the LOC104740737 gene encoding putative tRNA pseudouridine synthase Pus10 isoform X2 — MDNERAVLSYLKEKYSTEGWLQRDKISVKDALKVLILDPLKASLGAQSDSSSFHIRLTYSEASDEALGVSKTTHESKRRKTDAENGSNCISENSKVYEPCIFSVHCNKMPIFFSGRYFKYSRNVSQSRWIIDDERMGEASVEEILGGNILPACLGDSYKFHAAGREDIDVRMLGSGRPFLIEVQNSRQCPSEQSLKEVEEKINYSEKKLVGVKDLKCIGSQCWAMMREGEAEKQKQYVALVWIARPLEEKDFNSISSLKELKILQKTPVRVLHRRSPLDREKIIHWMKVEKIKGHSHYFLLHLCTQAGTYIKEFVHGDLGRTTPSMGSILGCRAEIIQLDVTDVKMGDE, encoded by the exons ATGGACAATGAACGTGCAGTCTT GTCATACCTTAAAGAAAAGTATAGCACTGAAGGTTGGCTGCAGCGTGACAAAATATCTGTTAAGGATGCTTTGAAAGTTCTAATCTTGGATCCACTTAAAGCATCTTTG GGCGCTCAATCAGATTCAAGCTCTTTTCACATCCGTTTGACATACTCTGAAGCATCAGATGAGGCTCTGGGTGTTTCTAAAACAACGCATGAAAGTAAGAGGAGGAAAACAG ACGCAGAGAATGGATCAAACTGTATTTCCGAGAATTCAAAG GTGTATGAACCATGCATCTTTTCAGTTCACTGCAACAAGATGCCTATCTTTTTTAGTGGTAGATACTTTAAA TACTCCAGAAATGTTAGTCAATCACGATGGATTATTGATGATGAAAGAATGGGCGAAGCGTCTGTTGAG GAGATACTTGGTGGAAACATTCTTCCAGCATGCCTTGGGGATTCCTACAAGTTCCATGCTGCTGGCAGAGAAGATATTGAT GTACGGATGTTAGGTTCAGGTAGACCTTTCTTAATCGAGGTTCAGAATTCCCGCCAGTGCCCATCTGAACAATCATTGAAGGAAGTTGAAGAAAAGATTAACTACTcagaaaaaaaacta GTCGGGGTAAAAGATCTTAAATGTATCGGAAGTCAGTGTTGGGCAATGATGCGTGAAGGAGAAGCAGAGAAGCAG AAGCAGTATGTTGCACTTGTATGGATTGCTCGGCCACTTGAAGAGAAAGACTTCAACTCAATCTCTTCCCTGAAAGAATTG AAAATCTTGCAGAAGACACCAGTAAGAGTGCTTCATCGACGGAGTCCATTGGACCGTGAAAAGATTATACATTG GATGAAAGTCGAAAAGATAAAAGGACACTCCCACTACTTTCTATTGCATCTATGCACTCAG GCTGGAACATACATCAAAGAATTTGTTCATGGAGATCTTGGTCGTACCACTCCCAG CATGGGATCAATTTTGGGTTGCAGGGCTGAGATAATACAACTAGATGTGACTGATGTGAAAATGGGcgatgaatga
- the LOC104740740 gene encoding dehydrin COR47-like: MAEEYKNTVPEHETPKVVATDESSTTTTPEVTDRGMFDFLGKKKEAETTTLESEFDHKAQISEPELAAEHEEVKENKITLLEELQEKTEEDKVNKPSVIEKLHRSNSSASSSDDEEGEEKKGVVEKIKEKLPGHHDKETEDQDVQVVTTLKVPIPESSVEHHQTEGEENKGVMDKIKEKLPGHEEKETEDSPVPTSTPVTVTEHPVGHSEEHPVEKKGILEKIKEKLPGYHAKTEEEKKEKESSD, translated from the exons ATGGCTGAAGAGTACAAGAACACCGTTCCCGAGCACGAGACCCCAAAGGTCGTCGCAACAGATGAATCATCAACGACTACTACACCAGAAGTTACCGATCGTGGAATGTTCGATTTCttggggaagaagaaagaggcaGAGACTACGACGCTCGAGTCTGAGTTCGATCATAAGGCTCAGATCTCGGAACCGGAGTTAGCTGCGGAACACGAGGAAGTGAAGGAGAACAAGATTACTCTCCTCGAGGAGCTTCAAGAGAAGACCGAAGAGGATAAGGTGAACAAACCTAGTGTCATCGAAAAGCTTCACCGATCCAACAGCTCTGCTTCTTCT TCGGACGATGAAGAAGGTGAGGAGAAGAAAGGAGTAGTGGAGAAGATCAAGGAGAAGCTTCCAGGCCACCACGACAAGGAAACAGAGGATCAAGATGTACAAGTCGTCACCACCCTCAAGGTACCAATTCCGGAGAGTTCGGTGGAGCATCACCAAACCGAGGGTGAAGAGAATAAAGGAGTAATGGATAAGATCAAAGAGAAGCTTCCAGGCCACGAGGAAAAGGAGACAGAGGATTCACCTGTCCCAACCAGCACGCCAGTAACTGTAACGGAGCACCCGGTGGGACATTCGGAGGAGCATCCGGTTGAGAAGAAGGGGATTCTTGAAAAGATTAAAGAGAAGCTTCCAGGTTATCACGCCaagacagaggaagagaagaaagaaaaagagtcttctgattaa
- the LOC104740736 gene encoding prolyl endopeptidase-like, with protein MGSLSTFQERLQYPTARRDESVVDDYHGVKVSDPYRWLEDPDAEEVKEFVEKQVRLSDSVLKTCDSKRKLHEKFTKFIDYPRYGTPLKRGNSYFYFHNSGLQAQSVLYVQDDLDSEAEILLDPNTLSDDGTVSLNTYCISEDAKYLAYGLSSSGSDWVTIKVMKIEDKKVMPDTLSWVKFSGITWTHDGKGFFYSRYPAPIEGENIDAGTETNSNLYHELYYHFLGTDQSQDVLCWRDQDNPKHMFGSKVTDDGKYLIMSIEEGCDPVNKVYHCDLSSLPKGLEGFRGSNALLPFVKLIDTFEAQYIAIANDETLFTFFTNKDAPKYKVVRVDLKEPSNWTDVIAEHEKDVLSTASAVNGDQLVVSYMSDVKHILQIRDLKSGSLLHRLPVDIGSVYGVIARRKDTTFLFMFTSFLTPGVIYKCDLSHEAPKVTVFREISVPGFDRTAFEVSQVFYPSKDRTKIPMFIVARKDIKLDGSHPCLLYGYGGFSDSTTPFFSATRIVLSRHLGVVFCFANIRGGGEYGVEWHKSGALASKQNCFDDFISGAEYLVSAGYTQPRKLCIEGSSNGGILIGACINQRPDLFGCALAHVGVMDMLRFHKFTIGHAWVSEFGCSDKEDEFHWLIKYSPLHNVKRPWEQKTDRFVQYPSTMLLTADHDDRVVPLHTYKLLATMQYELSLSLENSPQTNPLIARIEVKAGHGAGRPTQKMIDEAADRYSFMAKMVDASWID; from the exons ATGGGATCTCTCTCGACGTTCCAAGAGCGGTTGCAATACCCGACTGCGAGGCGTGATGAGTCTGTCGTTGATGATTACCACGGCGTTAAAGTCTCCGATCCTTACCGCTG GTTGGAAGATCCTGATGCTGAAGAAGTGAAAGAGTTTGTGGAGAAGCAAGTGAGACTGTCAGATTCAGTGCTCAAAACTTGCGATTCCAAGAGAAAACTCCATGAGAAATTCACGAAATTTATTGACTACCCTCGTTACGGTACTCCCTTAAAGCGAGGGAACAGTTACTTTTACTTCCATAACTCTGGTCTTCAAGCTCAGAGTGTGCTCTATGTTCAG gatgATTTGGATTCTGAAGCAGAGATTTTGCTTGATCCCAATACTCTTAGTGATGATGGAACTGTTTCTTTAAACACTTATTGTATCAGTGAGGATGCCAAGTATTTGGCTTATGGTCTTAGCTCTAGTGGTAGTGATTGGGTTACAATCAAAGTGATGAAGATTGAAGATAAGAAGGTGATGCCTGATACTTTATCTTGG GTTAAGTTTAGTGGAATTACATGGACACATGATGGCAAAGGCTTTTTCTATAGTCGCTACCCAGCTCCAAT AGAGGGAGAGAATATAGATGCTGGTACAGAGACTAATTCTAACCTTTACCATGAGTTATACTACCATTTCCTTGGGACTGATCAGTCCCAAGATGTTTTATGTTGGAGAGACCAAGACAATCCCAAACATATGTTTGGATCTAAAGTCACTGATGATGGGAAG TATTTAATCATGTCAATTGAAGAAGGTTGTGACCCTGTAAACAAGGTTTATCATTGTGATCTCTCATCACTTCCTAAAGGACTAGAAGGTTTTAGGGGAAGCAACGCTCTGCTTCCATTTGTTAAGCTTATCGACACATTTGAGGCACAATACATTGCTATCGCAAACGACGAGACATTGTTTACTTTCTTTACCAACAAAGATGCCCCAAAGTACAAAGTAGTTCGGGTTGATCTGAAGGAACCGAGCAACTGGACTGATGTTATTGCAGAACACGAAAAGGATGTTCTCTCAACAGCTTCTGCAGTTAATGGAGACCAACTGGTTGTTAGTTACATGAGTGATGTAAAACACATCCTACAGATTAGAGACTTGAAATCCGGTTCCTTGCTTCATAGATTACCTGTAGATATTGGTTCAGTATATGGTGTTATTGCTCGGCGTAAAGACACcacctttttatttatgtttacaaGTTTCCTCACACCTGGCGTGATTTACAAATGTGACTTATCCCATGAAGCTCCAAAAGTTACAGTATTTCGTGAAATCTCTGTACCTGGATTCGACAGAACAGCATTTGAAGTTTCTCAG GTCTTTTATCCGAGTAAGGACAGAACAAAGATCCCGATGTTTATCGTGGCTAGAAAAGATATAAAGCTAGATGGCTCGCACCCGTGTTTGCTCTATGGTTATGGAGGGTTTAGCGATAGCACGACACCGTTTTTCAGCGCAACACGCATTGTGCTTAGTAGGCATCTTggtgttgtgttctgttttgcaAACATCCGTGGTGGTGGTGAGTATGGTGTGGAATGGCATAAATCAGGCGCTCTTGCCAGTAAGCAGAATTGCTTCGATGACTTTATTTCCGGGGCAGAGTATTTGGTTTCTGCTGGTTATACACAACCGAGGAAACTTTGTATTGAAGGTAGTAGCAATGGTGGGATTCTAATAGGGGCTTGCATTAATCAG AGACCTGATCTCTTTGGATGTGCTTTGGCTCATGTTGGGGTTATGGACATGCTACGGTTCCACAAGTTTACCATAGGACATGCTTGGGTTTCTGAATTTGGTTGTTCTGACAAGGAAGATGAGTTTCATTGGCTGATAAA GTATTCGCCTCTGCATAATGTGAAGAGGCCATGGGAACAGAAGACAGATCGGTTTGTTCAGTACCCATCAACCATGTTGTTAACTGCTGATCACGACGATAGAGTCGTCCCACTTCATACTTACAAGTTGCTTGCG ACAATGCAATATGAATTAAGTTTAAGTTTAGAGAATAGTCCACAGACGAACCCTCTAATTGCTCGAATAGAAGTCAAAGCCGGGCATGGAGCAGGACGTCCAACACAAAAGATG ATTGACGAAGCGGCTGATCGATATTCGTTCATGGCGAAGATGGTGGATGCTTCATGGATTGACTAA
- the LOC104740737 gene encoding putative tRNA pseudouridine synthase Pus10 isoform X1 has translation MSDETVPAAGDSSGLVNGFVSHGDSKTRRVYETARSVHSGSVKDLLSLGVCERCIFRLVAVEAFDSDLSSVSTSTLRSWIQSGDDETGSSESNCSRICIICLGILQFVFSDAAAEKKLVKSDTSSDYVARVTDLVKQDRHDFDSFGLEVSVPSTIMDNERAVLSYLKEKYSTEGWLQRDKISVKDALKVLILDPLKASLGAQSDSSSFHIRLTYSEASDEALGVSKTTHESKRRKTDAENGSNCISENSKVYEPCIFSVHCNKMPIFFSGRYFKYSRNVSQSRWIIDDERMGEASVEEILGGNILPACLGDSYKFHAAGREDIDVRMLGSGRPFLIEVQNSRQCPSEQSLKEVEEKINYSEKKLVGVKDLKCIGSQCWAMMREGEAEKQKQYVALVWIARPLEEKDFNSISSLKELKILQKTPVRVLHRRSPLDREKIIHWMKVEKIKGHSHYFLLHLCTQAGTYIKEFVHGDLGRTTPSMGSILGCRAEIIQLDVTDVKMGDE, from the exons ATGTCCGACGAAACAGTACCCGCCGCCGGCGACTCATCCGGCTTGGTCAACGGCTTCGTAAGCCATGGTGACTCCAAGACTCGGCGCGTGTACGAAACAGCTCGATCTGTGCATTCCGGTTCTGTGAAAGATCTTCTATCACTCGGG GTATGCGAGAGATGTATATTCCGATTGGTAGCCGTCGAGGCATTCGATTCGGATTTGTCGTCAGTCTCGACTTCAACTCTGCGCAGCTGGATACAATCCGGTGATGATGAAACTGGTTCATCAGAATCTAATTGCTCAAGAATCTGCATTATTTGTTTAGGTATATTGCAATTCGTTTTTTCCGATGCTGCTGCTGAAAAAAAGCTGGTGAAATCGGATACTAGTAGTGATTACGTTGCTAGGGTAACGGACTTGGTGAAGCAGGATCGTCATGATTTCGATAGCTTTGGTCTTGAAGTCTCTGTGCCATCAACTATCATGGACAATGAACGTGCAGTCTT GTCATACCTTAAAGAAAAGTATAGCACTGAAGGTTGGCTGCAGCGTGACAAAATATCTGTTAAGGATGCTTTGAAAGTTCTAATCTTGGATCCACTTAAAGCATCTTTG GGCGCTCAATCAGATTCAAGCTCTTTTCACATCCGTTTGACATACTCTGAAGCATCAGATGAGGCTCTGGGTGTTTCTAAAACAACGCATGAAAGTAAGAGGAGGAAAACAG ACGCAGAGAATGGATCAAACTGTATTTCCGAGAATTCAAAG GTGTATGAACCATGCATCTTTTCAGTTCACTGCAACAAGATGCCTATCTTTTTTAGTGGTAGATACTTTAAA TACTCCAGAAATGTTAGTCAATCACGATGGATTATTGATGATGAAAGAATGGGCGAAGCGTCTGTTGAG GAGATACTTGGTGGAAACATTCTTCCAGCATGCCTTGGGGATTCCTACAAGTTCCATGCTGCTGGCAGAGAAGATATTGAT GTACGGATGTTAGGTTCAGGTAGACCTTTCTTAATCGAGGTTCAGAATTCCCGCCAGTGCCCATCTGAACAATCATTGAAGGAAGTTGAAGAAAAGATTAACTACTcagaaaaaaaacta GTCGGGGTAAAAGATCTTAAATGTATCGGAAGTCAGTGTTGGGCAATGATGCGTGAAGGAGAAGCAGAGAAGCAG AAGCAGTATGTTGCACTTGTATGGATTGCTCGGCCACTTGAAGAGAAAGACTTCAACTCAATCTCTTCCCTGAAAGAATTG AAAATCTTGCAGAAGACACCAGTAAGAGTGCTTCATCGACGGAGTCCATTGGACCGTGAAAAGATTATACATTG GATGAAAGTCGAAAAGATAAAAGGACACTCCCACTACTTTCTATTGCATCTATGCACTCAG GCTGGAACATACATCAAAGAATTTGTTCATGGAGATCTTGGTCGTACCACTCCCAG CATGGGATCAATTTTGGGTTGCAGGGCTGAGATAATACAACTAGATGTGACTGATGTGAAAATGGGcgatgaatga